A region of Flavobacterium indicum GPTSA100-9 = DSM 17447 DNA encodes the following proteins:
- a CDS encoding NADP-dependent isocitrate dehydrogenase, which yields MSNSKIIYTLTDEAPMLATHSLLPIIQAYTKTAGIKVETRDISLAGRILANFSEYLKEEQKINDALAELGQLATTPEANIIKLPNISASVIQLKEAIAELQKHGFAVPNYPEEPQNDTEKEIKTKYSKVLGSAVNPVLREGNSDRRAPKAVKNYAKVNPHRMGTWANDSKTEVAHMNAGDFYGTENSTTLANACKYKIVFTDISGSKTVLKDYADLKAGEVIDTSVMKLKALKQFVSATIADAKAKNVMLSAHLKATMMKVSDPIIFGAIVETFFADVYSKYAELFKSLDINPNNGLQDLYNKISGIPQEAEIKQAIADALANGPRVAMVNSDKGITNFHVSSDVIVDASMAALARSGGKMWNAEGKEEDTIAIIPDRSYAGFYSACIDDMKKNGALDPTKIGSVPNVGLMAQKAEEYGSHDKTFQLNANGVVTVEDENGTVLLAQNVEAGDIFRMCQTKDAPIQDWVKLAVNRARLSNTPAIFWLDKDRAHDREIIKKVELYLKDHDTTGLDIRIMDVKDAMTETLRIIREGKDVISVSGNVLRDYLTDLFPILELGTSAKMLSIVPLMNGGGLFETGAGGSAPKHVEQFVEEGYLRWDSLGEFLALQASLEHLAQTQNNAKAQVLADTLDEANAKFLANDKSPARKVGEIDNRGSHFYLALYWAQALAEQSKDADLKAIFSPIAEEMTSNEAKIDAELIAAQGKAQEIGGYYQPNEVLTTNAMRPSTTLNAIIAKL from the coding sequence ATGTCTAATTCAAAAATAATTTATACCCTTACGGATGAAGCACCTATGCTTGCCACACATTCGTTACTACCAATCATTCAAGCTTATACTAAAACAGCTGGAATTAAAGTTGAAACAAGAGATATTTCATTAGCAGGAAGAATTTTAGCTAACTTCTCAGAATATTTAAAAGAAGAACAAAAAATTAATGATGCGTTAGCTGAACTTGGGCAATTAGCCACTACTCCTGAAGCAAATATTATTAAATTACCAAACATTTCAGCATCAGTAATTCAATTAAAAGAAGCAATTGCTGAATTACAAAAACATGGTTTTGCTGTTCCCAATTACCCAGAAGAACCTCAAAACGATACTGAAAAAGAAATTAAAACTAAATATTCTAAAGTTTTAGGCTCAGCTGTAAATCCAGTTTTACGAGAAGGTAACTCTGACCGAAGAGCTCCTAAAGCTGTTAAAAACTATGCAAAAGTTAATCCGCATAGAATGGGAACTTGGGCAAATGACAGCAAAACTGAAGTAGCCCATATGAATGCCGGTGATTTCTACGGCACAGAAAATTCAACAACCTTAGCCAATGCCTGTAAATATAAAATTGTTTTTACTGATATAAGTGGTTCAAAAACTGTATTAAAAGATTACGCAGACTTAAAAGCTGGTGAAGTTATCGATACTTCAGTTATGAAATTAAAGGCGTTAAAACAATTTGTTAGCGCAACTATTGCTGATGCAAAAGCAAAAAACGTAATGCTTTCTGCGCATTTAAAAGCAACTATGATGAAAGTTTCTGATCCAATAATTTTTGGTGCAATTGTTGAAACTTTCTTTGCTGATGTTTACTCTAAATATGCAGAATTATTTAAATCTTTAGATATTAATCCAAATAACGGTTTACAAGATTTATACAATAAAATTTCAGGTATTCCTCAAGAAGCAGAAATCAAACAAGCTATTGCGGATGCATTAGCCAATGGGCCAAGAGTAGCTATGGTTAATTCTGATAAAGGTATTACGAACTTCCATGTTTCATCAGATGTTATTGTTGATGCGTCAATGGCAGCATTAGCAAGAAGTGGTGGGAAAATGTGGAATGCAGAAGGAAAAGAAGAAGACACTATTGCAATTATTCCAGATCGTTCTTATGCCGGATTTTATTCCGCATGTATCGATGATATGAAGAAAAATGGGGCATTAGATCCAACTAAAATTGGTTCAGTTCCTAATGTTGGTTTAATGGCTCAAAAAGCAGAAGAATATGGTTCACACGACAAAACATTCCAATTAAATGCAAATGGTGTTGTAACTGTTGAAGACGAAAACGGAACTGTATTATTAGCACAAAATGTAGAAGCTGGCGATATTTTTAGAATGTGTCAAACAAAAGATGCACCTATTCAAGATTGGGTAAAATTAGCGGTAAATAGAGCGCGTTTATCTAACACACCAGCTATTTTCTGGTTAGACAAAGACAGAGCACACGATAGAGAAATAATCAAAAAAGTTGAATTATATTTAAAAGATCACGATACAACAGGTTTAGACATTCGCATTATGGATGTTAAAGACGCTATGACGGAAACGTTACGTATCATCCGTGAAGGAAAAGATGTAATTTCTGTTTCTGGAAATGTATTGCGTGATTACTTAACCGATTTATTCCCTATTTTAGAATTAGGAACTTCTGCAAAAATGTTATCTATTGTTCCATTAATGAACGGAGGTGGATTATTTGAAACGGGGGCTGGTGGTTCTGCTCCAAAGCATGTGGAACAATTTGTTGAAGAAGGGTATTTACGTTGGGATTCTTTAGGGGAATTTTTAGCCTTACAAGCTTCTTTAGAACATTTGGCACAAACACAAAATAATGCAAAAGCGCAAGTTTTAGCCGATACATTAGATGAAGCCAATGCTAAATTCTTAGCTAATGATAAATCACCTGCTCGTAAAGTAGGCGAAATTGACAACAGAGGTTCACACTTCTATTTGGCTTTATATTGGGCTCAAGCATTAGCTGAACAATCAAAAGATGCTGATTTAAAAGCTATTTTTAGTCCAATTGCTGAAGAGATGACTTCTAATGAGGCTAAAATTGACGCAGAATTAATCGCAGCTCAAGGTAAAGCTCAAGAAATTGGTGGATATTACCAACCTAATGAAGTTTTAACTACTAATGCCATGCGTCCAAGTACAACTTTAAATGCAATTATAGCTAAATTATAA
- the rplS gene encoding 50S ribosomal protein L19, translating into MSNLVDFVQNEFVAKKDFPQFNAGDTITVYYEIKEGEKTRTQFFKGVVIQKRGTGLTETFTIRKMSGAVGVERIFPVNMPALQSIEVNQRGKVRRARIFYFRELTGKKAKIKQRRA; encoded by the coding sequence ATGTCAAATTTAGTTGATTTCGTTCAAAACGAATTTGTTGCAAAAAAAGATTTCCCTCAATTCAACGCTGGTGATACAATTACTGTATACTACGAAATTAAAGAGGGTGAAAAAACAAGAACTCAGTTCTTTAAAGGTGTAGTAATCCAAAAAAGAGGAACTGGTTTAACTGAAACTTTTACAATTAGAAAAATGTCTGGTGCTGTAGGTGTAGAGCGTATCTTCCCTGTTAACATGCCAGCTTTACAATCGATTGAAGTAAACCAAAGAGGTAAAGTTCGTAGAGCTCGTATCTTCTACTTCAGAGAACTTACTGGTAAAAAAGCAAAAATCAAACAAAGAAGAGCTTAA
- the tgt gene encoding tRNA guanosine(34) transglycosylase Tgt: MKFDLLKKDPKSKARAGVVTTDHGVIETPIFMPVGTVASVKGVHQRELKQDINPDIILGNTYHLYLRPQTDILEKAGGLHKFMNWDRNILTDSGGYQVYSLSSNRKIKEEGVKFKSHIDGSYHFFSPENVMEIQRTIGADIIMAFDECTPYPCDYRYAKRSMHMTHRWLDRCIAHLDKLPFKYGYSQAFFPIVQGSTYKDLRQQSAEYIASVGAEGNAIGGLSVGEPAEEMYAMTEVVTAILPEDKPRYLMGVGTPINILENIALGIDMFDCVMPTRNARNGMLFTANGIINIKNKKWEADFSPIDEMGHTFVDLEYSKAYLRHLFAANEYLGKQIATIHNLGFYMWLVREARRQILAGTFREWKEKMVVQMAQRL; the protein is encoded by the coding sequence ATGAAGTTTGATTTACTAAAGAAAGATCCCAAAAGTAAAGCAAGAGCAGGTGTTGTAACAACAGATCACGGAGTTATTGAAACGCCTATTTTTATGCCTGTTGGAACAGTTGCTTCTGTTAAAGGAGTGCATCAAAGAGAATTAAAGCAAGATATAAATCCCGATATTATTTTAGGAAATACCTACCATTTATACTTAAGACCTCAAACCGATATTTTAGAAAAGGCAGGTGGTTTGCATAAATTCATGAATTGGGATAGAAATATCTTAACTGATTCTGGAGGCTATCAAGTATATTCATTGTCTTCTAATAGAAAAATTAAAGAAGAAGGAGTGAAGTTTAAATCGCATATTGATGGTTCGTATCATTTCTTTTCTCCTGAAAATGTAATGGAAATTCAAAGAACTATTGGAGCTGATATTATTATGGCTTTTGATGAGTGTACACCTTATCCTTGCGATTATCGTTATGCGAAAAGATCTATGCACATGACGCATCGTTGGTTGGATAGATGTATTGCGCATTTAGATAAATTGCCTTTTAAATACGGGTATTCACAAGCTTTTTTTCCTATTGTTCAAGGAAGTACCTATAAAGATTTACGTCAACAATCAGCTGAATATATTGCTAGTGTAGGGGCAGAAGGAAACGCTATTGGCGGTTTATCAGTTGGTGAACCTGCGGAAGAAATGTATGCCATGACAGAAGTAGTAACGGCTATTTTACCTGAAGATAAACCAAGGTATTTAATGGGGGTGGGAACGCCTATTAATATTTTAGAAAATATTGCTTTAGGAATTGATATGTTTGATTGTGTAATGCCAACTAGAAATGCTAGAAATGGAATGTTGTTTACTGCTAACGGTATTATCAACATTAAAAATAAAAAATGGGAAGCAGATTTTTCACCTATTGATGAAATGGGGCATACTTTTGTAGATTTAGAATATTCTAAAGCTTATTTAAGACACTTATTTGCGGCCAATGAATATTTAGGTAAACAAATTGCAACTATACATAATTTAGGATTTTATATGTGGTTGGTTCGTGAAGCCAGAAGACAAATTTTAGCGGGGACATTTAGAGAGTGGAAAGAAAAAATGGTAGTGCAAATGGCGCAACGCTTGTAA
- a CDS encoding LptF/LptG family permease, with translation MKIIDWYILKRYLVTFTVMIIMFIPIGIIIDVSEKINRMIEHKVALKDVAVYYGGFTVYFANLLFPIFLFLSIIWFTSKLANNTEIIAILSSGISFTRFLRPYLIGASIISFVVLVMGFFILPKASEKYWNFRYTYLTKNKENVENTDIFKQLSKDEYIYLANFNVLSKTGFDFVYEKFKDNKLVYKITANRMKYNERTKDYTLFGYIKRNVGKHDDTFEKYEQKVVKYNIEPNDLTPTIYVGETMDVFELYNFIEREKSRGNSKVDVYLVVLYKRFSNPISAFILTIIAVSVSAMKRRGGMGINLAIGICIAFAFIFFDKIFVNLAEKSSIPPLVAVWLPNVLFGILAYYLLKNAKR, from the coding sequence ATGAAAATAATAGATTGGTACATCTTAAAACGTTATTTGGTAACATTTACTGTGATGATTATCATGTTTATCCCTATTGGGATAATCATTGATGTCTCTGAAAAAATCAATCGTATGATTGAGCATAAAGTGGCATTAAAAGATGTAGCGGTATATTATGGTGGATTTACAGTATACTTTGCAAATTTATTATTTCCTATTTTTCTGTTTTTATCTATAATTTGGTTCACCTCAAAGCTAGCAAATAACACTGAAATTATTGCTATTTTAAGTTCGGGAATTTCTTTTACTCGTTTCTTAAGACCTTATTTAATAGGTGCATCTATTATTTCTTTTGTAGTTTTAGTTATGGGTTTTTTTATTTTACCTAAAGCAAGTGAAAAATATTGGAACTTTAGGTATACTTATTTAACTAAAAATAAAGAGAATGTTGAAAATACGGATATTTTTAAACAATTATCTAAAGATGAATATATTTATTTAGCGAACTTTAATGTATTGTCTAAGACAGGATTTGATTTTGTATATGAGAAATTTAAAGACAATAAGTTAGTATATAAAATTACAGCTAATAGAATGAAGTATAATGAAAGAACAAAAGATTATACATTATTCGGATATATAAAGAGAAATGTAGGTAAACATGATGATACTTTTGAAAAATATGAACAAAAGGTCGTAAAATATAATATAGAACCTAATGATTTAACTCCTACAATTTATGTAGGTGAAACTATGGATGTTTTTGAATTGTATAATTTTATTGAAAGAGAAAAAAGTAGGGGAAATTCAAAAGTAGATGTTTATTTAGTTGTATTGTATAAGCGTTTTAGCAATCCAATATCTGCATTTATATTAACTATTATTGCAGTTTCGGTTTCAGCCATGAAAAGAAGAGGTGGTATGGGAATAAATTTGGCAATTGGTATTTGTATTGCTTTTGCATTTATTTTCTTCGATAAAATTTTTGTTAATCTAGCTGAAAAATCTAGTATTCCTCCATTAGTAGCTGTTTGGTTACCTAATGTGTTATTCGGAATTTTAGCTTATTATCTATTAAAAAATGCCAAAAGGTAA
- a CDS encoding DMT family transporter, whose amino-acid sequence MPKGNLKHYLHLHLIVFIWGFTAILGALISLDALPLVWWRMLIAVVLIYFYIQFKKESLKLSYKDIFLLLLSGLIIALHWFTFFKAIKISNISITLACLSTGAFFASLLEPIIFRTKMVWYEILFGLVVLIGLYFVIDASEPDFIKNSVNSNLSGTMLGVLTALTSAFLSALFSVINGQFAKRIHSTVISFYELLGGVLFFSLILLFNGDFSFNFFKLSLNDLLWLFILASICTAYAFIASVGVMKYLSPYTVMLTINLEPVYGIALAILLFEDKEQMGVGFYIGAAIILITVILNGLIRNSKKNT is encoded by the coding sequence ATGCCAAAAGGTAATTTAAAGCATTATTTACATCTGCATTTAATTGTATTTATTTGGGGATTTACAGCTATACTTGGTGCTTTAATATCCTTAGATGCTTTGCCATTAGTTTGGTGGAGGATGTTAATTGCTGTTGTTCTAATTTATTTTTATATTCAATTCAAGAAGGAATCTTTAAAATTATCCTATAAAGATATTTTTTTACTTTTATTGTCAGGGTTGATAATTGCGCTTCATTGGTTTACTTTTTTTAAAGCTATTAAAATTTCTAATATTTCAATCACATTAGCTTGTTTGTCTACAGGAGCTTTTTTTGCTTCCCTTTTGGAACCTATTATTTTTAGAACCAAAATGGTTTGGTACGAAATTCTTTTTGGTTTAGTCGTGTTAATTGGGTTGTACTTTGTAATTGATGCGTCAGAACCAGATTTTATTAAAAATAGTGTGAATTCAAATTTATCAGGAACAATGTTAGGTGTATTAACAGCTTTAACATCTGCATTTCTGTCGGCTTTGTTTTCGGTTATTAACGGTCAGTTTGCTAAAAGAATTCATTCAACAGTTATTTCTTTTTATGAACTGTTAGGCGGGGTATTGTTTTTTTCATTGATATTGCTGTTTAATGGTGACTTTAGCTTTAATTTTTTTAAATTATCGTTAAATGATTTGTTGTGGCTTTTTATTTTAGCTTCCATTTGTACCGCTTATGCATTTATTGCTTCTGTAGGAGTTATGAAATATCTGTCGCCCTACACGGTTATGTTAACTATTAATCTAGAACCTGTTTATGGAATTGCTTTGGCAATTTTATTATTTGAAGATAAAGAACAAATGGGAGTCGGATTTTATATAGGTGCAGCAATAATCCTTATTACCGTGATTTTGAATGGATTAATTAGGAATTCTAAAAAAAATACTTAG
- a CDS encoding acetyl-CoA carboxylase carboxyltransferase subunit alpha: MEYLDFELPIKELEDQLDKCQLIGQESDVDVSDTCKQIELKLEETKKQIYGNLTAWQRVQMSRHPNRPYTLEHITNLTDGTFLELFGDRSFKDDKAMVGGLGKINGQSFMIIGQQKGINTKMRQLRNFGMANPEGYRKALRLMKMAEKFNIPVLTLIDTPGAYPGLEAEERGQGEAIARNIFEMARLKTPIISVIIGEGASGGALGIGVGNKVFMLENTWYSVISPESCSSILWRSWDYKAQAAEALKLTSFDMKEQNLIDDIIPEPLGGAHFDRDTTFKNVKEYVMKAFEELKDLSTAELVAQRMDKYSKMGQFQE; the protein is encoded by the coding sequence ATGGAATATTTAGATTTTGAATTACCAATAAAAGAGCTTGAAGATCAATTAGATAAATGTCAATTAATTGGACAAGAATCTGATGTTGACGTAAGTGATACTTGTAAACAGATTGAATTAAAATTAGAAGAGACAAAAAAACAAATTTACGGGAACTTAACTGCATGGCAAAGAGTTCAAATGTCTCGTCATCCTAATAGACCTTATACCTTAGAACACATAACAAATTTGACAGATGGTACTTTTTTAGAACTTTTTGGAGATAGAAGTTTTAAAGATGATAAAGCTATGGTTGGTGGTTTAGGTAAAATCAACGGTCAATCATTTATGATTATTGGTCAGCAAAAAGGAATTAATACTAAAATGCGTCAATTGAGAAATTTTGGTATGGCAAATCCAGAAGGTTATAGAAAAGCGCTGCGATTAATGAAAATGGCAGAAAAGTTTAATATTCCTGTATTAACATTGATCGATACTCCAGGGGCATATCCAGGTTTAGAAGCGGAAGAAAGAGGTCAAGGAGAAGCAATTGCTAGAAATATATTTGAAATGGCTCGCTTAAAAACGCCTATCATTTCTGTAATTATTGGAGAAGGTGCTTCAGGTGGAGCATTAGGAATTGGTGTTGGTAACAAGGTATTTATGTTAGAGAATACATGGTATTCAGTTATTTCGCCAGAATCATGTTCCTCTATTTTGTGGAGAAGTTGGGATTATAAAGCACAAGCTGCCGAAGCCTTAAAATTGACTTCTTTTGATATGAAAGAACAAAATTTAATTGATGATATTATTCCAGAACCACTTGGAGGTGCACATTTTGATAGAGATACAACTTTCAAAAATGTTAAAGAATACGTTATGAAAGCTTTTGAAGAATTAAAAGATTTATCAACAGCTGAATTAGTAGCACAAAGAATGGATAAATACAGTAAAATGGGTCAATTTCAAGAATAA
- the dnaB gene encoding replicative DNA helicase: MEKSLNINPIKVDKTTIINLEKGKLPPQAVDVEEAVLGAMMIDKKGTDEVIDILHPEAFYKDAHKYIFEAIVQLFHNSPPQPIDLLTVSAQLKRNGKLELAGGDLYLIQLTQKIASSAHINFHARIILQKYIQRTLIGISSNLIEDCYDETMDVFDLLDKAEANLYEVTQGNLKKGYETAQSLVTQAKHRIEEISNREGLSGIPTGFRKLDELTSGWQPSDLIIIAARPGMGKTAFVLSMARNIAIDGNAPVALFSLEMSSVQLITRLISSETGLSSEKLRKGNLEPHEWEQLNVKVKDLEKAPLYIDDTPSLSIFDLRAKARRLVSQHGIRLIVIDYLQLMSAGGGSKGGGNREQEISTISRNLKALAKELDVPVIALSQLSRAVETRGSSKRPLLSDLRESGAIEQDADIVSFIYRPEYYKIEQWDDEEGSPTTNQAEFIVAKHRNGSLDNIRLKFLGQYGKFDNLDEFGSTFDELPSKMNLDSQPNPFATPNLPSPNDAFGSAMNQNFDLDNDVPF, from the coding sequence ATGGAAAAATCATTAAATATTAACCCGATAAAAGTTGATAAAACTACCATAATTAATTTAGAAAAAGGAAAGTTACCACCTCAAGCTGTTGATGTTGAAGAAGCAGTTTTAGGTGCTATGATGATTGATAAAAAAGGTACAGATGAAGTAATTGATATTCTTCATCCAGAAGCTTTTTATAAAGATGCACATAAATATATTTTTGAAGCTATTGTGCAGTTGTTTCATAATTCACCTCCTCAACCTATTGATTTATTAACGGTTTCTGCTCAATTAAAAAGAAATGGTAAGTTAGAATTAGCTGGTGGTGATTTATATTTAATTCAACTAACCCAAAAAATTGCTTCATCCGCTCATATTAATTTTCACGCGCGTATTATTCTTCAAAAGTATATTCAGCGTACATTAATTGGAATTTCTAGCAATCTAATTGAAGATTGTTACGATGAAACCATGGATGTTTTTGATTTATTAGATAAAGCTGAAGCTAATCTTTATGAAGTAACTCAAGGAAATTTAAAGAAGGGATATGAAACGGCTCAAAGTTTGGTTACTCAAGCAAAACATAGAATTGAAGAAATTTCAAATCGAGAAGGTTTATCAGGTATACCAACAGGTTTTAGAAAATTAGACGAATTAACATCTGGTTGGCAACCGTCTGATTTAATTATTATTGCCGCACGTCCCGGTATGGGTAAAACGGCCTTTGTATTATCAATGGCCAGAAATATTGCTATTGATGGTAATGCCCCCGTGGCTTTATTTTCTCTTGAGATGTCTTCTGTACAGTTAATCACTCGTTTAATTTCAAGTGAAACAGGGCTTTCTTCAGAGAAATTGAGAAAAGGAAATTTAGAGCCGCATGAATGGGAACAGTTAAATGTTAAAGTTAAAGATCTTGAAAAAGCTCCTTTATATATAGACGATACTCCTTCTTTATCCATTTTCGATTTAAGAGCAAAAGCAAGACGTCTCGTTTCACAACATGGAATTAGACTGATTGTAATTGATTATCTTCAATTAATGTCAGCCGGTGGTGGTTCTAAAGGTGGTGGAAATCGTGAGCAAGAAATTTCAACTATTTCTAGAAACTTAAAAGCATTAGCTAAAGAGCTTGATGTACCTGTAATTGCACTTTCACAGTTGTCTCGTGCCGTGGAAACACGTGGTTCAAGTAAAAGGCCTCTATTGTCTGATTTACGTGAATCGGGTGCTATTGAACAAGATGCAGATATTGTATCGTTTATCTATCGACCAGAATATTATAAAATAGAACAATGGGACGATGAAGAAGGCTCACCAACAACAAATCAGGCTGAATTCATTGTGGCAAAACACAGAAATGGTAGTTTAGATAATATTCGATTAAAATTCTTAGGTCAATACGGTAAGTTTGATAATTTAGATGAATTTGGTTCTACATTTGATGAATTACCATCAAAAATGAATTTAGATTCTCAACCTAATCCTTTTGCAACACCTAATTTGCCTTCTCCAAATGACGCATTTGGAAGTGCAATGAACCAGAATTTTGATTTAGATAACGATGTTCCTTTTTAA
- a CDS encoding histidine kinase: MYVTHLAVEQIIQAFLAILFAFFSIFITLILFFYFSRKKIVKVEVEKKSLEVEYQKSILQSIIATQEEERKRIAQDLHDDISSKLNIVSLNTHLLRTPNLSES, translated from the coding sequence ATGTATGTAACTCATTTAGCTGTAGAACAAATCATTCAAGCATTTTTGGCAATACTTTTTGCTTTTTTTAGTATTTTCATTACGCTTATTTTGTTCTTTTACTTTTCTAGAAAAAAAATAGTTAAAGTAGAAGTAGAAAAAAAGAGCTTAGAAGTTGAATATCAAAAATCTATTTTACAATCGATAATAGCAACACAGGAAGAAGAACGTAAAAGAATTGCTCAAGATTTGCATGACGATATTAGCTCAAAATTAAACATTGTTTCACTTAATACTCATTTATTAAGAACACCAAATTTAAGTGAAAGTTAA
- a CDS encoding sensor histidine kinase yields MEKFGLHAGIEELVFECNTSKSVKVSYSNKLKNLSLSDVNIDNQLHIFRIIQELINNSIKHGESKEISIFFAEENKNFIIEYSDNGRGIDLNKIGFKKRYWTFKY; encoded by the coding sequence TTGGAAAAGTTTGGATTACACGCAGGAATTGAAGAACTTGTTTTCGAATGTAATACTTCAAAAAGTGTAAAAGTTTCTTATTCTAATAAATTAAAAAACTTGTCATTAAGTGATGTTAATATTGACAACCAATTACATATATTTAGAATCATTCAGGAACTCATAAATAATTCCATAAAACATGGTGAATCTAAAGAAATTTCTATTTTCTTTGCAGAAGAAAATAAAAATTTTATTATAGAATACTCTGATAATGGACGCGGAATTGATTTGAATAAAATTGGATTTAAAAAAAGGTATTGGACTTTCAAATATTGA
- a CDS encoding response regulator transcription factor yields the protein MNTMIKIVLVDDEVLFRKGISFILQREPNFQIIFEASNGQELINYLTNNGDKPDIIMMDLKMPLLNGVETTKIIHENHSNIKVIALTSYNTPSFISNMIQVGACSYIVKNASPEEVVFTINEVANKGFYYSDYVMKVIHTDIVSGKQPLKTDLDGEFLTPREVEILQLICQQYTSAEIADILSISSRTVEGHRNNLLEKTKTKNIAGLVVYAIQNKIFNVDELNL from the coding sequence ATGAATACTATGATTAAAATTGTTTTGGTCGATGATGAAGTTTTATTTAGAAAAGGGATTTCATTTATTTTGCAAAGAGAGCCTAATTTCCAAATCATTTTCGAAGCTTCAAATGGTCAGGAATTGATAAATTATCTTACTAATAATGGTGATAAACCAGATATTATTATGATGGATTTAAAAATGCCCTTATTAAATGGAGTGGAAACAACTAAAATAATTCATGAAAATCATTCAAATATTAAAGTTATAGCCTTAACTAGTTACAATACTCCTTCTTTTATTTCAAACATGATTCAAGTTGGAGCATGTTCCTATATTGTGAAAAATGCTTCACCTGAAGAGGTTGTTTTTACTATTAATGAAGTTGCAAATAAGGGTTTTTATTATAGTGATTATGTAATGAAAGTGATTCACACAGATATAGTGTCTGGAAAGCAACCCTTAAAAACAGATTTGGATGGAGAATTTTTAACACCTAGAGAAGTTGAAATTCTTCAATTAATTTGTCAACAATATACTTCGGCAGAAATTGCAGATATTTTATCTATTAGCTCAAGAACAGTCGAAGGGCATAGAAATAATTTATTAGAAAAGACAAAAACAAAAAATATAGCGGGTTTAGTTGTTTATGCAATTCAAAATAAAATATTTAATGTTGACGAATTGAATTTATAA